AGTTGATTCGGTCGCCAACAAACCTAATCTATAGGAGCTAACGCCTGTGGAGTTCGGCCACTGACCATCAGGTTGTGTATCCTCGCTGATCCGAGGAATTTTGACTTGAAATAGATGTCGCTAGACGAGCAACGAGAGAAATAGATGTTTCATGTTTGAGTCGTTGTCTTTGAAGCAGATCAGGTTAGTGTGTAGTTGGCGATTTATCGGTCTCAtttctgaaaacaaaaaaaaaaggtataaCTCTTCAGAAAGTTAGAGATGTAAAAGAAAGCTAAACACGAACAGTAATGACATTACCACTTCATTTCGTTTGCTGAAGCCTTCTTAAAAAACTGAGGGATTCGGTCTGCTCTCATTTGCTAAGTGAAAGCGATATGGTGTCGTGGAGCTTCCGTGAGACTCAGGCCTTAACCAGTTACAGTCAAGTTCCAAACACGACGCGGTATATATGTGCACTCTACATCAAGTTAGTTGGAGCCTTCCCCAGCAATTAAAAGATTTGGTCTGATTCTTTTCCTAGGGTAAAAGTGTAAAACGATCGGGTCTCTGATGACGCCAGGAAATTAGAATTTATCCTGCAAATGAGAACATCTCAGCGCCAACGTTATACTAACGCAACCCTATATATATACTAGCAGTCTAGCAATAATGCAATATTTCCATGTCGCCGGTACGTACGAAGAGGAAAGCCAGGGCACTTGAAAGGACACGTAGGCTAATCAATCCTGAGAGGTCAGGATTCAGAAAGCCACCAGGTGCCTTGTGCCTTAACACCTTACCACGTACAGGTACCATATTTCCACGCCTTCTTGTTGGTGGAAAGAGCCAGTTTTGCACGTCAGACCGGGGGCCTGACGTACGTGACAGGGACGAGAGGGAATGCACGGCATGCGTTTTCTGGTACACGTTCACTGCCCGCTGCCGATCTCGCTAAAGGTCAGGGTCACACTCCGATCCGCCGCCATTGTGGCTCCAGCCGAAAtattatatatagtaattatttTAAAGCCCTTTCATTAGTCAAGCGAAACACCGGATCGTTTTGTCGAACCTCCCTTCTCGTGCAACTTCGCCGGCGAGGATCGAGCCGACTTGTCACTGTCGTCAGTCGTCGCACACACAAAACACCCCCTTGGGGAGTGTTTGGTTCATTGCCCATTAACTACCACCTCCGAGCTGCTTGTTTGACTTGTCCACCCGCCACTCCACCGCCGGCTATATATGGCGCCAAGCCAAACGGCCACCGAGAGCCAAAAGCACAGACGAGGccacttcctcttcttccttcctccacaGCAGAGCCAAGAAGAAGCACGAGGGGTCAGGGAATCCAACCAAGCCCAGGAAGATGGGTGCGACGCTCctgcaggcggtggcggcgctggtgggCCGGCtgcagcgggcggcgcggaggatggctgccggcgccggagggGCCGGCAAAGGGTCGCCGCCTCGCGCCGTCGTGGCGCCGTGGAAGAAGACGTTCTCGCTGGCACCGTCGGGGAAGGCGGCCAGGGAGGCCGAGGCCGGGGTGTGGAGGAAGGAGATCCTCATGGGTGAGCGCTGCCAGCCGCTCGACTTCTCCGGGGTCATCTACTACGACGCCGagggccgccgcctcgcgcaaccgccgccgcccaggtcGCCCATGCGCAGCCCGCTCCCGGCCTCGCCCAGGCTCGCCGCCAACGCCTGCGCCTACTAGCTACTCCGTATTAGGCTTGGATCGGAGGGGTTGGGGGCTCAGCGTTCTTTGCTCTTGCCTGCAACGCGTTGGCCGCAAGACGGCGAGCTTGCTCTGTTTTAGTTGGGGATGAGGCAGAGTGTGTGTCTGCTGGGGGATTGTAGCTGTACCTGTACATGATCCTGgtgttcctcttcttcttctctttttctttctgtttttcaTTGGTGTTGTAATCATAGAATATGCAATAGCTCGTTTGAGGATTATATTGTCCGGTTTGCATCTTTTCACTCAGCTCATCAGTAAGGCAACACATTTTCTCACATACATGATGCAGTTTGTAGAAGACCCTAGCTCCCAAGTTTGTATATTCGTGCCGGATTGATGGGCATGGGTTTTTTGACTTTGTTGGGCATGGGTACTACATACGTACAACAAAATTTTCTATTCAGTGGTCCTTTCATTAAGAGGTATTTGGACCGTGTCACAATTTTTGTTCagcaaggaaagaaaaattcagcaaaacTCTGCTGTCTGCTGACATTTCAGCCATCCATTTGATTCAAGCGAACGTAGTAGTGTTCACACCCATACCATGGCGTGACTTTTTTATTTGTTAGGTTATGACAATATATATTGATGCAAACTGGTAAGTCAACTGCGACACATTTAAGGGACGCTAGCCTCTAGTGATTCATGATGCTGATCGCTAGAATTTGTACAAACAGAATGGCGAATAAGACAGGCAGGACCAGTGATCTtgtgttgttctagttttattgttcttttatttcctttttaatGGGTGCTGCTATTGTATTTTCAGGCTATGCAACTATGCAATGCCAATTGAGGCTAATACTGTTTATCAGTTTGTTCTGCGGAAGTTATCTTAGTAACTTGACGCATACCGCCCACTTGAACCTCAATTCCATTAGAAATGTCCGAGAACAATCCGTGCAAACATCTCTTTGATCATGTCAATTTCAAAACGTATCatttcacttgatgatgtaaTCTTCATAATAACGTTCTGAATTTAGATATTTTTAGGTGGATTATTGATGGGCAGATATTTTAGAATAATCCGCGTGTTTGCTCTTTTCTCACGTACATTGAAGAGAGAACAGTTGTATATGCAAATGCGTTTTCAAGTTTAGGTGATTTCGCACTACGGTGAGTCTGATTTATGACAACAGTGAGTCTTATATCAAGGAAGTCTCTTATCTTTttgttaagggggtgtttggcagggaGGGGCTAAATcttagcccctatcacatcggatgtttggacactaattagaagtattaaacatagtttaattacaaaactaattgcacaacccctaggctaaatcgcgagacgaatctattaagcctaattagtcctaattagcgaatggttaccgtagcaccacattgtcaaatcatggactaattaggcttaatagattcgtctcgcgatttagcctatgagttctgctattagttttgtaattagctcatatttaatcctcctaattagcatccaaacgtgtgatgtgacagggctaaagtttagcccctgacaTCCAAATGCCCCCTAAAAAAACAAACAGTATGTTGGGGAATAGAACTTCGCGATGCACCCCCACCCTTCTCCCTAACGATTTCTAACTCGTATGACTCACTTAAGTGAGGGGTTTTTGACTTCGCAGGTATGGATCGTGGCCAGGGAGCCCTAACTTCACGGGAAGTGTCCCGTGGCTGTGGAGTGAAGGATCGACGACCGAAGTCAGACGTCATGGCGCATTCGTTTCTCGGTGCTCGATAGGGTTCACTTCATCGGTGAGGAGGAGCGAAGTGCTTTTTTACAAAGACAAGAGGAGGGGTGTAGAGGACTTTGCGAAGAGAGTTCACTTTAGACTTATTTGTAAAGTGATGAGTTGTAAAGGATGTGATAAACGTGATGTAATGTTATCGTAATAGCCCCGAATATCTTTCGAATAAAGTTGTTAGGGGGCATTATGTTGTAAAATGTAAAAATTACAACCTTATAAATAGGGACGTGATGAATAGAAGAGGACAGgttttggacggagggagagTACCATTTTTTCTCCCGAAGTCACTTCCACTCTCTGTTTGTTTCCGTAGTTCTTTCACTTGGATTGTTTGGCTCTCGTTTTCAGGTGATGGTATCATGCCGAATGATTCAGCATGAATTTAGCATCGACACCTTATGATCCTTATTATGACAAATATCCCATATATGTGCTTGTaatgaaatttaaaaaaaaaaagcgacATGTGTAAATGTTTTTATTCTAACAGTGATCGATGGAACCAGAACTATAAATATTAAAACAAACGAAACAAAATAATGTAATTCATTGTACAAGAATTGAAGCCACAATTAAGGTTATGAGCGTACACAACTTTAAATCCGCTTGCCGCATGATGTTTCAATAAAATTGCAGGCAACACTCGGAAGCAAAAGTACACTTTCATAGAGCAATCCATATATCTAAGCAAGACTGCCATCATGAGCATACAGAGGCATCATGGTGGGATCCATGAATCCAGAAAGTCACGGCACAGCCCAGCAGATCCGGAATTAAATCGCCACAAAAATTAGATAGGAATCCTCAAAGCAGCACTATTAGCATTGACATGCCAATTTTCGTCCCCGATATCCCAGTCTTCATGATAACCATTTAAAATCGATCTGTTTATCAATTGCACACAGTTATGAATTGTTGCAAGCTGCCAATCTCAACAAGTCAGGAGTGCCTAACTTGAACAGAAGAGTTCCCTGCACTGACAGATTTGGTGAAGCTACTCATGGACAAGCATAAGCCTAAGCCTATCTTTATAGATGCTAATGTTGAGTATTACTTGTGGTTCAAGCTCTACCTTGCAACCAACCAACTGCAGATGAATGACCAACCAAGCGTTTAGGTGCTCATCGTGTACATGATCCTTATCTTGACAAGATCACATCAGTCAGATCAAAATTTGGCTCGGAACATGATCAGGGGAAGTCCCTCAAGCAAACATTGATTGCAAATGTACTGGCTTTTCCTTGGAAGGACGATGAAACCAAATGGGGAACAGCTAAGAGAGCACGAAACACCTTGTACCAAGAAGGTTGCCACATGGACACATGGTTGTTTTGTACTTTTCTGACTTCTGATGAACCATGCTGGGATCACATTTTCGCAACCTGGTGGCAGTGCATTTTTGTTTACAACCTAGGTGATATTGTTACTTATTTTCATTTTCCCATGCGAGCAAATGTTTTCGATTCTATAGTCGCCACAACATTCCTTGGAGGTAAATAATCGCCCTTGGAGGTTAATAATCGCCAACGGCATTATTgggaactactccctccgtcccatatTATATCtactagatgcatagtaaaatgtatgaatctagaaaatccaGAACAACCTATagtttgggatggaggaagtagctACCTGAGTTATAACGATTGCAGCTGATTGTTCATTTGTTCACAGTGGCCCATCGGAGAGCGAGAAGTGTCAATGAAAATTCACGAAAAAGGGTACGTACGAATTGAAGATGAGGAATAACAAGTGAGCAACCACCAAACATTTCCGGCTTGCATATGCCATGAGTGAGTAGAGAATACAACAGCATCGTCCTTGGCCGCAGCCCGCAGGTGTCATTGGGATCGTGTTATTAGTGTTACTAAGAGGCACTAGTCGCTACCACACCTACTGTACCCGTGGCAGCATGGGTTAGCCATGGAGAGCCGCAAGGAGTCAAGCACATCGGCCCTGGACAAATTTCTTTGTGTTACATGTGTACTGACATGTAAACACATCAGCCCTGGAAAAATTCCGTTGCAGAAGTTTCTTAATATCCACCTCAGCTAGTAATAGTGTCACACCATCCTTGATAAACTAGTCATCCTAACAGTAAGATCAACAAAGGCATAACTTTTGGAAGTATATCAAGTGCAAATTATCATGGAGGCAATCATATTCATGGTTCATCAAAAAACAGTTAGGGAAATCTACAATTTTTACCAAATGCCATGTCACCTCCACCTTATCAAGCATCTAACTTTCAGTTTTGCACACAAGGTTTTTTGTATCTGTTTGTTGCCTGTATATCATATAGAAATATAGGACCAATATCTCAGTCCATCACCATCGCATATTACATATCTACTAGGAGTATAATCTAGGAAGCAAGCAATTCAAAACCGTGGCAATGAAGacatttgttttgtttgttaCTGATATGTTCAACAAGCAATCATAACAATTCGGAATAAAGGTCCATAGGATATTTGATCCACGAGGGATTAAGGTAATAATGGGCCTATAGCTTGTAAGCCCATTAGTGTGCTCTATAAATATGagcggaaatcctatccatcttctggAAGAAATTTTTCAACTTACCTTCCACTGTTTGTGATTGGTGCAAACTCCAACTAACGGGTGAGATCGGAGCTGAACTGGAGAATACCGTGACCATGCATGGCTGTTGGGGTGGATATGGACACGTGTTCCCACGTGCTTTGCTCCTTTTAGACGTGGGAGGGAGGGAATCTTTTTGGATTTAAAACTTTGATCTCATTTTTGTCTCAAACCGTAAATGCATTTTGAATCCTGTTTATACTACTGTGTTCCTGAGTGGTAATGTAACACAATGAGATCCAATATAACTATGTTTCattgtatttttaaaaatcaacattttagatgaactatcTTAACATTTTTTAACGTAAAAAAGTTAACAAACATCAAAAAATGTTGAGccaaaaaatgttggtgaatgtaaaaaaagttGAAGCATGTTTAAAAATATTGAGCAAAAATGTTGGTGAACgtaaaaaaagttaaagaaaaatgttggtacatgtaaaaaaatgttggtcaacGTAAAAATGTTGGTTGCAATtaagataatttttttaaaaaatcttgATGAATGTCAACAAATGTTGATGGATGTCTAAAAATGTTAAAGAGAAATGTTGTACATGGGCTATTATGGGCTTTAAATATGCGTTGCTTATCTATCTTCTAGTTAGAAAGGGTGGCTCTAGGGACGCACCATTCCACCACGCcacaaccctagccgccacctCCTCTTGGCCTAACCCCGAGACCCCAGCCGAGCGCGCGGTGCTAGCACACCGGCACACGTCGTTCCCTCCCCATACGTGTGTACTCCATAgaggtgctgctgctgtgcaGATCAGCTACGGCGGCGCGAGGTGGTTGCTGGggcgaggatgaggaggagatgaTCATGATCGACTACTTCCTCTACACAGACGCGCATCTACGTTGGACCGGCTACTCCAACTCTTCTTCCGCTACGCTCCACGTCTAGTGGTAACAATCCACTCTGTACTCCATTTCAAATTCCAATTCGACGAGAATAGATGCTAGATTGGAATTAGCCTGTCCAGCGACTTTGCCTCGGACTCCGATGCATTTGCACACCGAGTCGCTGATTCGATGGGAGAATAGCGTTCTTGTCTtgtagagtagattgatcttgatgagttccttcaagctcgcccgatgatctcgaagatcaccctacctggcgtgccagatGTTGgcgttttatacccggcaacctaccgaggggtattccaaggtagtagattggttggtgggggatcaccAGAACTGAAACTAGAAGGTAAAAGCgaagacacaagacacagatttatacaggttcgggccgctagagtagcgtaataccctacgtcctgtttagggtgttgtatattgcgccctgcacttgggtgttgtttggtgttgaggatttggtcctcttgGTTAAGGTTGATCCTGAGGTGGTTCTCTATCTGCCGATCTAGAGACCCCTACCCTcatttatatactccagggggcgggattactagtcggttataaggaggagtcctagtaggattacatggtataagttctagtaggattacagaggaatcttAGTAGgagcccttcttcttcctttcttgcgggtactgaggatctatccccgacacctCTGCAAAAACatgattgatcaagttctttatcgaGGTTGAGAATAATTGTTTATCCTATCCAAAGCCCAAAAAGATTTATTCATACCACCATAAGCGGGGTTGATGCTTTGAATTCATTTAAGATCGCTCTCTCTTGGTTTGCTTTAATTCTAAGCAATTATCATATCCTTTTACCATTTTTGATTGCTAGCCTCATCAATATTCAGTAATGAGAGTTCTCCACTGGaacaatcatattttctactgaattcctaaacccgaaccaaatatttctcaaattttattatctattccttgaacacaacccaaTTCACAAAGATCTGTTCCATTTCTAATCAAGCTTTATGAAAAATAAGGAAAGATAC
Above is a genomic segment from Setaria viridis chromosome 4, Setaria_viridis_v4.0, whole genome shotgun sequence containing:
- the LOC117851962 gene encoding uncharacterized protein, which encodes MGATLLQAVAALVGRLQRAARRMAAGAGGAGKGSPPRAVVAPWKKTFSLAPSGKAAREAEAGVWRKEILMGERCQPLDFSGVIYYDAEGRRLAQPPPPRSPMRSPLPASPRLAANACAY